A single window of Pyrus communis chromosome 10, drPyrComm1.1, whole genome shotgun sequence DNA harbors:
- the LOC137747152 gene encoding transcription factor bHLH68-like isoform X1, which yields MNRGGCQSSPVQQMMAGNPNWWSINSMRPPSTQPSMNISPFFHPPSPLPPNFLIPQFAPNNNNNTSPPSSTISSSGLGIPSWHIENNNQELPESWSQLLLGGLVGEDEKGVIMRQFHQAAKKLENWEEQVLNSTQAPNAPAVDVKQENSGSSGGFMYGHHHHGNDHIQDFNPSAAALSSLSQIMQSTTPSAASSPKSSCVTSFSNNNMLDFSSKSEVRHPPPHRSSDQCNNGGALKRARVQPSSTPTTFKVRKEKLGDRITALHQLVSPFGKTDTASVLLEAIGYIRFLQSQIEALSLPYLGSGSGNIRQQPQSAVHGERNCMFPEDPGQLLNDNCMKRKGASEQDPHEEPKKDLRSRGLCLVPVSCTLQVGSDNGADYWAPALSGGGFQ from the exons ATGAATAGAGGCGGTTGCCAGAGCTCACCGGTGCAACAAATGATGGCCGGAAACCCTAATTGGTGGAGTATCAACAGCATGAGGCCACCAAGTACCCAACCATCTATGAATATTTCTCCTTTCTTTCATCCCccttctcctcttcctcctaattttttaatcccacaatttgcacccaacaacaacaacaacacttCCCCCCCTTCTTCAACAATTTCTTCTTCAGGACTTGGCATTCCTTCTTGGCATATTGAAAATAACAACCAGGAGCTTCCAGAGTCTTGGAGCCAACTTctctt GGGTGGATTGGTAGGTGAAGATGAGAAAGGGGTAATCATGAGACAATTTCATCAAGCTGCtaagaaattggaaaattggGAGGAGCAAGTATTAAATAGCACTCAAGCTCCAAATGCTCCTGCTGTGGACGTGAAGCAAGAAAACTCAGGAAGCAGCGGTGGCTTTATGTACGGACATCATCATCACGGGAATGATCACATCCAAGATTTTAACCCATCAGCTGCAGCTTTGTCTTCTTTGTCTCAGATTATGCAATCAACTACTCCATCTGCAGCCTCATCTCCTAAGTCATCGTGTGTGACGAGTTTCAGCAACAACAATATGTTGGATTTTTCTAGCAAGTCGGAAGTGAGGCATCCACCACCACATCGATCCTCTGATCAG TGTAACAATGGTGGGGCGCTTAAGAGAGCAAGGGTTCAACCTTCTTCAACCCCTACTACCTTCAAG GTGAGGAAGGAGAAATTAGGTGACAGAATTACAGCCCTTCATCAGCTAGTTTCTCCATTTGGGAAG ACTGACACAGCCTCTGTCTTGTTAGAAGCTATTGGGTACATCAGATTCCTTCAGAGTCAAATTGag GCCCTCAGTTTACCTTACTTGGGCAGTGGATCAGGAAACATCCGGCAGCAGCCACAGTCTGCA GTTCATGGGGAGAGGAATTGTATGTTCCCTGAAGATCCTGGTCAG CTGCTCAATGACAATTGCATGAAGAGGAAAGGAGCTTCTGAGCAG GATCCTCATGAAGAGCCAAAAAAGGACCTGAGGAGTAGGGGCTTGTGTTTGGTTCCAGTTTCATGTACCCTCCAAGTTGGGAGCGATAATGGAGCTGACTATTGGGCTCCGGCGCTCAGCGGCGGAGGTTTTCAGTAA
- the LOC137747152 gene encoding transcription factor bHLH68-like isoform X2 — MNRGGCQSSPVQQMMAGNPNWWSINSMRPPSTQPSMNISPFFHPPSPLPPNFLIPQFAPNNNNNTSPPSSTISSSGLGIPSWHIENNNQELPESWSQLLLGGLVGEDEKGVIMRQFHQAAKKLENWEEQVLNSTQAPNAPAVDVKQENSGSSGGFMYGHHHHGNDHIQDFNPSAAALSSLSQIMQSTTPSAASSPKSSCVTSFSNNNMLDFSSKSEVRHPPPHRSSDQCNNGGALKRARVQPSSTPTTFKVRKEKLGDRITALHQLVSPFGKTDTASVLLEAIGYIRFLQSQIEALSLPYLGSGSGNIRQQPQSALLNDNCMKRKGASEQDPHEEPKKDLRSRGLCLVPVSCTLQVGSDNGADYWAPALSGGGFQ, encoded by the exons ATGAATAGAGGCGGTTGCCAGAGCTCACCGGTGCAACAAATGATGGCCGGAAACCCTAATTGGTGGAGTATCAACAGCATGAGGCCACCAAGTACCCAACCATCTATGAATATTTCTCCTTTCTTTCATCCCccttctcctcttcctcctaattttttaatcccacaatttgcacccaacaacaacaacaacacttCCCCCCCTTCTTCAACAATTTCTTCTTCAGGACTTGGCATTCCTTCTTGGCATATTGAAAATAACAACCAGGAGCTTCCAGAGTCTTGGAGCCAACTTctctt GGGTGGATTGGTAGGTGAAGATGAGAAAGGGGTAATCATGAGACAATTTCATCAAGCTGCtaagaaattggaaaattggGAGGAGCAAGTATTAAATAGCACTCAAGCTCCAAATGCTCCTGCTGTGGACGTGAAGCAAGAAAACTCAGGAAGCAGCGGTGGCTTTATGTACGGACATCATCATCACGGGAATGATCACATCCAAGATTTTAACCCATCAGCTGCAGCTTTGTCTTCTTTGTCTCAGATTATGCAATCAACTACTCCATCTGCAGCCTCATCTCCTAAGTCATCGTGTGTGACGAGTTTCAGCAACAACAATATGTTGGATTTTTCTAGCAAGTCGGAAGTGAGGCATCCACCACCACATCGATCCTCTGATCAG TGTAACAATGGTGGGGCGCTTAAGAGAGCAAGGGTTCAACCTTCTTCAACCCCTACTACCTTCAAG GTGAGGAAGGAGAAATTAGGTGACAGAATTACAGCCCTTCATCAGCTAGTTTCTCCATTTGGGAAG ACTGACACAGCCTCTGTCTTGTTAGAAGCTATTGGGTACATCAGATTCCTTCAGAGTCAAATTGag GCCCTCAGTTTACCTTACTTGGGCAGTGGATCAGGAAACATCCGGCAGCAGCCACAGTCTGCA CTGCTCAATGACAATTGCATGAAGAGGAAAGGAGCTTCTGAGCAG GATCCTCATGAAGAGCCAAAAAAGGACCTGAGGAGTAGGGGCTTGTGTTTGGTTCCAGTTTCATGTACCCTCCAAGTTGGGAGCGATAATGGAGCTGACTATTGGGCTCCGGCGCTCAGCGGCGGAGGTTTTCAGTAA